A stretch of DNA from Brevibacillus ruminantium:
GAAGCCAAACGTACGGATTTTCTCCGCGGTCGCGCATCGGGTTGTACTTCACGGGAGTAAAGCCCATTTTCAGCCAGAATTGATCAGCACGACAGCGGGAATTGGTTTTGATCGGTGCCCCGAAGCTTTTGGCATGGTTAACCAGTGCAGTACCAAAATCCTTGCCGCGATAGTCAGGCAGCACTTCTAGCTTCCACAGCTCATAGTAATCCTGAGCAGGGGAGAAATAGCGATCGTACTTCCCGTCGATTTTGTACAGACTCATCCGTGCGATCAAAAGATCATTTTCGTAAATGCCGTAAAAAGGAGACTCGGAATCGTTCTCCACGATGTTCGCCTCCAGGTCTTCCTTCATCGAAAGTTCCTCCAGGCCAAATTCGCGAAATCTTTGAAACTCCTCCAAAGTCTTGTAGTTGATATTTAGTCGTTTTACCTCAAACATGAGTTGCCACTCCTCTCACGCACTTTGCCTTTCCACAAACCTATATCCATTA
This window harbors:
- a CDS encoding N-acetyltransferase gives rise to the protein MFEVKRLNINYKTLEEFQRFREFGLEELSMKEDLEANIVENDSESPFYGIYENDLLIARMSLYKIDGKYDRYFSPAQDYYELWKLEVLPDYRGKDFGTALVNHAKSFGAPIKTNSRCRADQFWLKMGFTPVKYNPMRDRGENPYVWLPEGVGLQD